The genomic stretch CGGTTTTGGGATTGGCGACCCCCGCCCCGCAGGGGAACAACACGTTTGGAGCGGAGGGAGTGTCCCACGAGATAGGTGAGTTTGGAATACATAAATTCAGGAAGGATGTCAAGATGTATAAGAAGAGAGGCAAGTTTAGGAAATTTCTGGCTGTCTGTCTGGCGTTGACGGTGGTCTTGGCGCCGTCGTTCGCTTCACCCGCGATCGTCGTCGCCGCGCCTGCCGAGGGCAACCCGGAGCTTTCCCGCGCCATCGGGCCGGAAGGCATGGTCCTGCTCAAAAACGACGCGGGCGCCGACGGCGCGCAGGTGCTGCCGCTGAAATCAACGGACAAGATTTCGGTTTTCGGCGGCGCGCAGATCAATACGATCAAGGGCGGTACGGGTTCCGGCGACGTCAACGTGCCCTACAACAGGAACATTCTCTACGGGATACGGCAAAAAGTCACCGCCGGCAAAGTCGCTCTCGACACGGCGACGTCCGCCCAGTATGAATCCGACACCGGCTACACGGCCACGGACGATTTCGTCCAGACGGCCAAAGACGCCGGCTCGAACAAAGCCGTCGTCGTTCTGAGCCGCAATTCCGGCGAAGGCGGCGACAGAAACGCCGGCAAAGGCGACTATTATCTTTCCGACGCTGAAACGGCGCTGATACAGCGCGTTGCGGCAACATTTGCGGACGTCGCCGTCGTGCTCAACATCGGCGGCGTGATGGATCTGACATGGGTCGATTCTTATCCGCAGGTCAAGTCGGTGCTGCTGGCGTGGCAGGCCGGTATGGAGGGCGGCAACGCCATTGCGGACGTTCTTGTCGGCGACGAGTACCCGTCCGGGCATCTGGTGGATACGTTCGCCAAGTCCTATGATTACTACCCGTCGTCGACGGCAAGCGGTATCGGCGCGTTCGGCGGCGACGGCGACGTCTATTACGGCGAGGACATTTATGTCGGTTACCGTTATTTTGCCACGGCGGACCCGACGTATTCCAGAGTGCAGCATGAGTTTGGGTACGGCCTCGGCTACACGCGGCTCGACACGGTTCCGGCCATCCGCGGTTCCGCGCCGGATTACGGCCCCGTGGCTGTGGAGGAAGGCAGTATCAAGGTTTCGGCGACCGTAACCAACGCTGGGACAGAATACAAAGGCAAAGAAGTGGTTCAGGTCTATTTCGAGGGGCCGAGCGGCGCTCTCAACAAGCCCGCCCGCGAATTGGCGGCTTTCGAAAAAACTGGGGACCTTGCCCCGGGCGCCTCGCAGACGCTCGAAATCAGCTTCCCTGTCAGCGACCTCTCGTCTTACGACGACTTGGGTGTGACCGGCCATAAATCCTGCTGGGTGATCGAGCCGGGGCGTTACTGGGTGTATGTCGGCAATTCGGTGAAAAACGCCGTGAAAGTCGGCTATTACGAAGTCGCGGATCTCATTGTGACCGAAGAGGCGCATGAATATCTCACGCCGTCGGCAGGCTTCGACGTCCTCATCGACCCCACAACCGGCGAGACGCGGCATAACGGCCCGGAAATTCCGCCCGTCACGTTTGCGATAGCAAATAACAAGACGTCTGTCGTCAACGCCTATGAGCCGTCCAAGAGATCGGCGGGGATCTCGTTCCCTGTGGGCACGGCGGCTGGCGTTCCGTCTGTCGTCGGCTTTGAAACGGCTACATGGCTTCAGTACAGCGTGACCGTTCAGCAGGCGGGGGATTATTACTTCTCAGCGACCTATTCCAACGGGAACCCGACCGTGCCCGATTCGTTCGACGTCTTCATCGACGAGGACCCGGTGAAGCTGAACGCGGAAAACGTCGCGCTTCCGAACACAAGCGAGTCGTCGATGTATCAGATGAAGGACAGTGCAAAGTATCTCATCGCGCTTCCGCAGGGCAGCCACGTGATCAAATTGGTTTCGAAGGCGGACAGCAACGGCTATCTCAACTTCCTGAACTTCCAGCCGAGCTGGATCGAGGCCGGTGTCGTCGCGGTCAATGCGCTGACAAGTTCCAAATTGACAATCGCCGACACGTTCCTTGAAAACCTCGTCGGGACTTCCGTGATGGAAACAATCCCGAACGGCGGCGGCGACAAATGCATAGGCGCTTTTCAGACGAACAGCACGCTGACCTACAAGCTGATTGTCGCGCAGGAAAACGATTATGACATCACAATCGACTACGCGAACGGCAATGCGGCCATGACGGACTCGATCCGGTTCTACCTGACCGACAGCACGGACAACGTGACCGCGAACCCGCTTGCGACGACCCCCGCCGCCGTCGCGATCACGCAGACGGCCAGCTCCGGTGCGAACCGTTACTACACGTTCGTGAGCAGCGACCCCTACACGGTGCATCTGCCCGCGGGGACGTATTATTTCACCATCCAGTCACGTACGGGCTCGGCCGGCAACCTGCGTTCGCTTACGTTCAAGCCGTCGGCGTTTGCCGTTTCCAGTGCCCGCACAACGATGATAGGCGCATACCTGGCCTCGGCGATGACGTCGGCGATCAGGGTCGAGACGGTGCCCGCGACGGGTCTTCCGACGGTCGCCTATTTCAATAGCGGTGAGGCGCTGACGTACAAGCTCAGCGTCGAACAGGCAGGGCTTTATAAGTTCCAGCTGAACTACGCCAACGGGCGCGCCGCCATACCCGACCCGTTCGCGATTACCGTCAACGGGAACGCGACGACCGCAAGCGGCGAATCCGCCGACATCAAAGTCGCCATGGCGCAAACCGGCGACGGCAGCGGTGCCGGCGCGTGGTACAATCCGGCGATGAGCGACATCTATCTGTTTGATCTGCCGGCCAGCGCGGTCACGCTGACGTTTACGGCCAAGACGAGCTGCGGCAATCTGAATTACTTCACGCTCCGCCCGGCGAGCCTGCCGGAC from Oscillospiraceae bacterium encodes the following:
- a CDS encoding glycoside hydrolase family 3 C-terminal domain-containing protein; the encoded protein is MYKKRGKFRKFLAVCLALTVVLAPSFASPAIVVAAPAEGNPELSRAIGPEGMVLLKNDAGADGAQVLPLKSTDKISVFGGAQINTIKGGTGSGDVNVPYNRNILYGIRQKVTAGKVALDTATSAQYESDTGYTATDDFVQTAKDAGSNKAVVVLSRNSGEGGDRNAGKGDYYLSDAETALIQRVAATFADVAVVLNIGGVMDLTWVDSYPQVKSVLLAWQAGMEGGNAIADVLVGDEYPSGHLVDTFAKSYDYYPSSTASGIGAFGGDGDVYYGEDIYVGYRYFATADPTYSRVQHEFGYGLGYTRLDTVPAIRGSAPDYGPVAVEEGSIKVSATVTNAGTEYKGKEVVQVYFEGPSGALNKPARELAAFEKTGDLAPGASQTLEISFPVSDLSSYDDLGVTGHKSCWVIEPGRYWVYVGNSVKNAVKVGYYEVADLIVTEEAHEYLTPSAGFDVLIDPTTGETRHNGPEIPPVTFAIANNKTSVVNAYEPSKRSAGISFPVGTAAGVPSVVGFETATWLQYSVTVQQAGDYYFSATYSNGNPTVPDSFDVFIDEDPVKLNAENVALPNTSESSMYQMKDSAKYLIALPQGSHVIKLVSKADSNGYLNFLNFQPSWIEAGVVAVNALTSSKLTIADTFLENLVGTSVMETIPNGGGDKCIGAFQTNSTLTYKLIVAQENDYDITIDYANGNAAMTDSIRFYLTDSTDNVTANPLATTPAAVAITQTASSGANRYYTFVSSDPYTVHLPAGTYYFTIQSRTGSAGNLRSLTFKPSAFAVSSARTTMIGAYLASAMTSAIRVETVPATGLPTVAYFNSGEALTYKLSVEQAGLYKFQLNYANGRAAIPDPFAITVNGNATTASGESADIKVAMAQTGDGSGAGAWYNPAMSDIYLFDLPASAVTLTFTAKTSCGNLNYFTLRPASLPDGLFEISATETTVCPAYPPTSLVKTGSFAWENVPGTEDQCTGNFDAGTTITYTLDVAESGAYNLVFRHANYAERLGAVDVSIDGENTFTVSFSQTAPAGATGGAVYYTFADSVPYPIQLAAGRHTLTLVSKTTGAGNISALKFTPALAASSAPARAQTAPLAFEAAVSSLAQAGAARGYTYDPAGYTPLYYTDRENSIFNPGASAGPKLVDVYNGDITLDDFVQNFTLDEMAELSQGHGAGVPSGTGTLGGLSRLGAPALETADGPAGLRIDSATAWPIGTMLACTWNTPLIERMGEAVAAEMVANRVDIWLAPGMNIHRNPLCGRNFEYYSEDPLVTGKIAAALTRGVQSRDVGVTLKHYAVNNQEQNRNGGSNSVLTERAAREIYLKGFEIAIKEGDPFCIMSSYNLMNGVETSERWDLITGIPTGEWGWHGIMMTDWGNGSNNAREAAAGNDIKMASGSPSTVSAAVAAGTLTEEQLRENMKDILYTTLRSRKLFVEEEIKVAPIPAAGTIRIEGEDFNEKTGSPQAEGGTNASGGRDLGYMDAGGSVTYYIDVARSGAYEFLFRYAGNSGDGGRLDIAVDGVVVSAFQGGLTGGWQNWVWAASPVTVPLTAGEHRLRLNITASGGNVDCFDVTRALAPNLSIDDGYRIYQSAATVEAGQYSPEFAIIKNDPAPAGDALLIAASYDAAGRLIGIDTTPVPAAATGYTMAVAALAKPEDAANCKFYIWDGQYRPLTDLNTLAE